The DNA segment ATGGAGTCGAACGAGGCATCCCGGCTGGCAGCGCTCTTCCAGACACAGGGCAGACGAACCGCTTTTCGGAAGGCCTTCATGCCGAAGAAGAGGTCGAGTTCGGCCGATGTCTTTGCCTTGGACAAGGTGTGAGGGAAGAGGGTCGACATGACATGCTTGATGGCGCGATTCTTGCAAAAGAGCTTGGTAGGCGACGGCTCGGGCTGGACGAGCACCTGCAGCTCTGTCGTCAAGACGCGCGCCATGTGGGAGGGCTCAAGCCATCTGCCGTCGAGGTTCTCTGGGACAGGCTTCTCAATGGTGGGGCGCCTGTCGAACTGGACGCCAAGGAGTTCCGAGTGCCGGTCGGTCCAGCACATGGGCATGGCGTAGAGGGAAGTGCCTGCATTGTCGTGCATGATGTCGTACAGAGAGCCTGGATCGGGACGTATGATGCGGGTGCCGGGCCGCGGACCACGGCGTGATGAACGGGCCTTGGGACTTGCTGGCTTTGGCTGGGACCTTGGTATTGGTTCCGGGGCCGGAGGGGACACTGGGCGACTGTTGAGTTGAGGCGGGGTGGGTTCGGTGATGCGACGGGGCGAGGAGCCCGCGTCGCGTGAAGTTGTCGTCATGAGAGCAATGTTGCGCAGCTGACCCAGAAAGCTGCCGCTGAAGAGAGAGCTGTCGGAGGAGCAACGGGGTAGCGCGTGTCAGTAGGGAGTGCCTATGGCGCTATGTCGGGAGGCGCTGCTGATATGGGATTTCGACTTACTCAATTGCGAGCATGGAGCGGATCGGTGTTTGTGGTCGCCTTGAGGCTTACcaggggtggcggtgggtggATTCTCTGGCAGCCCTGTTGACGCGATTATCGTAACGGGGCCCACAGGAAGACACACCTACATCCACAAGATGTACCGAATCCAAGGAAAGCGATCAGGCGATGAGGTGGCAGAAAATGGCAAACTGtcgtgtgttgttgttgttatcgTGATGCGACAGCAGCAGTGTGTCTTCTTTGTCCACCAAGAGCTGGGCAGGACGGGAAAGGGCTGGGTTTAAGAAACGCGACCGGGTAGGGcacggggggtgggagaaaaCCCCCTCTTCATGATGAGAGCCCGCCCTGCCTGCTGCGGGCGTGGCGACCGCCCACACAATTTGCACTTCTGCAGCCAACAGGCTTGCATTGTGCCCCGATTGTGCCGGTTGCAGCGACACGCTAGTACACGGAATCCCGTGACATGATCGCCCAATGCGGCTTAGCCCGGCAACCAGGCATCGACGTGTTCGATCGCAGCCCAGCCACGAGCCCGAAATCCTCAACGTTTTCGTCACCGTCGGGCCTTTGGGCTCTTAGTGTCTCAAGATCTGAGATCTCTTTCTCTTGTGTTCACCGCCAAAATGTGCAGAACACCCAGAACACCCAGAACATccgcaaaaagaaaagcaatCTCGGAGCACTCTATCTAGCTGAGTGTCACTTTCATCATGCGTGACCAAGGATGACCAAGGCCCGACAGGAAGGAGGGCACACAAAACCGCAAATGCTTGGCGTCATCAGATGAATTGCCAAGAAAGGGTCACCTTTCGTTTAACCGGGGTGAGCCGACCAATTAAGCCGGGCTTATCCACACTCGCCGCCCCATTGCTCGCACAGCCGCTCGCAGGAAGTGGTGTGGCTGCCTGCGATGAGTCTTGGTGTGTCACGTGTATAAGGTAACCAAAGAAGTCTTGATGCCTGAAGCCACAATCTGATAAACTCACGAGCCACCTAGCCCGGGAGATGGTGAGCCACAGCGCCACATTTCAAACAGTCTCCACTTTCGACGTCAGGGTTCCAGGTTGGCCATGTGCCAGatcccccagcaacagcctggCGAAGCACCAAAGTCAACCCCGCAAGGCTGCGACCGTTGATTGATTGACCTAAGCTGCGTAAGCCGAGTTGGCACTGAAGCTCCAAGCTCCCTGACGAGAACCGCATTCGTATTCCATCACACATCAAAACAAGCTGCTCTGTTGAGAGCGCAAGGCCGTCAAGATGCCTGTACGCAAACTGCCATTCCCAAATCCAATTCACTTCGAGCCCCTATCTCCGAGCTGGCTTCGTCCCACCGCCTTCACCCCCTATTTCCCAAGCTCTACCTTTGCCAGCCAGCTCGCTAACATgtctcccaccgccaccaccaggccTACAACTCCATGTTCAACACCGACCCCAACCCGCCCCGTTTAATAGGcaacttccccctcctccccctccgaaCCAAGATCCGCGGCCCCGTCTACCCGCTCCCTTTCCCCGAGCCGGCCCTCCCCGAGAATGAGTCCCCCGACCAGGACTCAGAGTCCTACGACATCCTCGACGAGGTCCTCGCTCTCTTCCGCGCCAACACCTTCTTCCGCAACTTTGAGATCCAGGGCCATGCCGACCGGCTGCTAATCTATGGCATTTGGTTCGTCTCGGACTGCCTGGGCAAGATCAAGCCGACGgcgtcgaggagggaggcgacCAAGGAGGTGAACAACTTGGCGTTGGATACCAACTTTGCCATTCCGGGCGACCCGAGCTGGCCGTTGAGACAGGTACACTCCATTCCCTCAATGTTGCTGTGTTGAGTTGAAGGATAAGCTGACTGGATGTTGGAAACCAGATGTACGAGCCTCCCCGCGACAGACAAGACGCCGAGGTCCTTAGGCAGTACATGATGCAAGTCCGACAAGAGCTGGCGGAGCggttgttggcgagggtcTATGCCGATGATGAGACACGGCCGAGCAAGTGGTGGTTGAGCTTCACCAAGAGGAAGTTCATGGGCAAGGGTCTTTAAGCGTGTTTGTTTCTTTGACAAGACATATAACAATGTACTACAGTGATTCAAGGTGGTGAGCGGGCGCAGCACAAAATTACTTTTTAATTCTGCAAATAGTATCTATCCGACGCCAGGATGCAACCCATCCAATTTTTGCTGTGTCGAGGGCCTGGGTATCTGAGATTATAAACCCCCTCTTGAGTGATTTTCCGTGTTGCTTGACCATGATTatacctcctccaccttcacctCACCGTCAACCTTCCGTTTCTTGGTCGGTGACGCGACATCACCTGTTGCAGCATTCTCGGGAGCCGGAGTCCCCTCCGTATCCAGAGGCGGTAAGGTGTCGGCTCTCTTCCGCTTCCCAACCGTAGcactatcctcctcctcgcccgtcGCTGGTGTTTCAGCTGGCGTGCCCTCTCCGTCTATCTTGGCAGCCTTTTTGCTACTGCTGGGTTGAATCTTCTTGAACTTTCCTCTGGCCTCCACTCTGCCCTCGGCTGGCTTTGCCCTCCACGCAGTAAAGACATACCCGTCGGCTCCTCCACGCTCCGTCATAAGGGGATGTGTTCTCATGGGCAACACCTGCCATCTTCTAGCGCGGCTGGTCTGTATGCTCACGCCCTGAAGTAAGGTAGGATTCAACGGGAACTGCTCGTTCCCCTCCCAGCGCTCCAGTTCCTCCAGGCTCTTCCCTACCGTCTCGGGCACGTTCCCGCTTGTCCAGGCGGTGCGCCGGGGGACGCTGAAGCAGTCAGCCAACGCAGCCAATGGCTCAATGGAGGGCGAGTAGATGGCAACAGGGGCTCCGCCTGCCAACAGTGGAAGGGTGTGCTTGAGAATGGAGATGGGGTCCATGGACGAGGCGCAAACTAGACCTGAGAAGTTACCGGCACGCGTTGAGTCGACAATGTACCGAGTGCGCGCAAACCGACGGCGCTTCCGGTGAAAGTTACCCCGACGGCTAGGCTTCCATGAAGCCAGCTCCTCTGCCGACGCTGTCGGTGGTTCGGTAGAATATGAGGTGTCAAGCTCAGGCTTGAGGAGTTGTAAccaggtgaggttgaggaggtggttgagaagagggtggggtgggtgatTTGGTGCTGTGATGTCAAAGTTCCAGTAATTGAGGAGCGAGAGgtttggctggctggtgctGTGAATGACCGTGAGGGTATTGGTTTGGGAGAACGGAATGGCAAAGTCGGACCCCCTGGGCCTaaccttttgcttcttgttggttgttgtcaTTTTGGGCCTTTCAGGTACTGTCGTTTCCAACACCACATCTACCATGTCAACATCCCCATTTTCCTGCGCGGTTCCATTCTGAGTCTGGGCGTCAGTCTTGACCGCCTGCTTGGCCTCTCTTGCCGGTGCCTGTTCAGCAACAGTCGCGtcttcgccctcctcctcctttgggTATAGGACCCCCATTCTCTCAGCCATGGCTGCCACCAACATGCCGCAGGTATCGTCAACCACCAGCCACCTGCCCTTGAGCTCATCTGGTTGAATTGGAACGCACGTCTCCTCGCCCTGGTCGGTCCGAGAGTGGGGGTCGTCAATCATGCTGTCCTCGCCGCCGTAGTGCACATTTCCCCAGCATCCGACAAGCCCAAACATTTCGGCGCGCATGTCCATGATCTTGCTagcatccttctcctccaactgcCATTGCGCAAAAGTAGCGACGTCGATGGGGACGACCTGAAAGCGGCGGATGTACTTCTTCGTCTTGAGTAGCTTGTACTTGGCCAAACTGAACGTCGTCTTCTGGTCGAGGGCTGTATGAGATAACATCAGCTTGGCGATTACATCCTTGCCGGCATTGTTTCCCTCCCGCTTGAGCTCCTCGATCTCATCGTGTGTCAACTTTTGGATGGCGCTGTCGTCGATAACTTCGCGGCCGGATCGAGCAACGATATTACCCTGCTCGTCCACCAAACTGAACTCTTCGCCCTCGGTCGCGGTCAGCACCGCATTGGCATCTCGGTCTGCCGCAGTGGTCTTTCCTTcggcctcatcctcttcggcGATGACCTCGGCGTGGAGCTCGCTGGCGGGAACAATTCGAAGACGGGAAAAAGCCTCTTCGGGAGTCTTGTCTAATACTTCGAAGGTGAGATGATACGGGCGACCGAGAACAAGGTTTGCGGGAAATGCGCCATATTTTCCTAGGGAGATCGTCCTTTTGATTCAATGTCAACAATGGCCCATGGCTTGGCCGACCAGCCGTCGCAAAGGGTTgggaaggcgagggaagAACCTACGTATCTGGAACGATTTGGATGATCTTTGTTGACCCTGAGGGCAGCTTGAGGCCAACCCAGGCATTGGGGCGGATGAGGGAATGCATGCTGTACACAGTCTCAACACGGTGAAGCTGTATTGACAAAGGTCAGATGCAACGGCATGGATGCATCAATTGCGACTCCCGTCGAGAGGCCCAGAAAAAATTTCCACAAGGGGCTGCAACCTCAGCACAATGCGGGGCGcttttggcggggttgggggacCTGGGGAGCAGGTACCTTGACGGCCACTGATAAGAAACCTGGAAGCTTATCGCTTTCACTGAACAACTGCCCGGAATAGCACGTATACTGAGAGTTAAAATCAATGACAATCTATGCATTAGTTTAATAACCAACCCCACCAGTCTACTCCAACTACTGTTTCTTGTTTCATCCACAGTCCTGTCCTTCCCGCATCTCCCGTCACCGGGCAGCCCACGTACAACATCACATCGTCCTGTCTTGAACCATTCAACTTCGGCCCTGTGTCTCCATTGACAAgctcaaccaacaacaaaaaccccaacaacacccaggcccatggccaacaccaacttcGACGTCTTTCTTTGCCCGGCCTCAGAGCTAGCCTCTTCATTGACTGTCTGCTTGGCCTGGACACAGCTCAACGATCCCGAACTGTCATGAACCTCGCCGCTCTCCGCAAAGTGCGTCCAAGTCATCAGCACCGGCCAGATCATGTGCTCAGCCTCCCGAATCGACGAGCTATTCCCCTTCTCTGTTGGGCTCGACCCAGCCGCGAAAAACAATGAGCTCCTATCCGCAGCCAGCGGGTTCCCGCCGTTCTCATTCTTGCTAATCGGCGTAATCTCTACCATCCGTTGTCAGCTCAGCCTCTCGCAATAGAAGAACAAAATACTAACCATAACCCGTCCCAACAGGACTAtcgccctccacccccaccaacctgAAATACTCCTGACAAACCGCGGGCACACTCACATCACTACAacctccttccttccccccgTTCCCCGCCAACCCATTCACCTGTAACTGATTGATGCAATCACTCGGCAGCATCTGCTCAcaccccccatcaccaccatctttcaGAATCTTACTCGTATTCCCCGTCCCCTGAACCAACCCGCCCGTGAACACCATGGCGCAAACCCTCCAGGTGCTGGCATTATACCCCGGAACTAGCCCCTCGTCAGGCGGGATGATTTTGAGCGTCGTGGTCGTCATGAACTGCTTCTTTTTGTCGGATAGGGTAGACGCCACACCGGAAAGGGAAACATCAGGGGTGATTCCTATCTCCAACGCCCAGCCTTGCACCCGGGAGGCGGTGCCATCTGCTGCCCCggcggggatggagaggttgtaCCCCGTGATGGGAAATgaggcgttggagatggagttgaATCCCCTGATGGTCTCGAGAAAGGGAGCAGCCGGGAGACCATAGGGGGCAGAAGACAAGGGAGAGGTGCCGCCGACAAAAGATTGGGCAAAGGAGGAGCGGGGCAGGAGCAgcatgaggagggagagtggGATCGAGTAAGAGGACATGGCGATAATGTGCGGTTCCAAGATGGCTGTGATCTAAAggaacaagaagagaagCTTGAAAAAGAGGTCGTCGGTCGAGTCCATTTTATGTCTCTCTCCTCCACAAACAAGGAGGGGCGAGATACACGCGCAATGTACCCAAAGCAAGCAGAGGCCTAAGAATAGAAGACTGTATTGGGCTGGTGGAGTCTTGgctggatgggttggaggcTCTGGCGCAACAACATCGGGGAtcgaaagagagagaaaagaccGAGAGATATAGCCAGTGACAAGACCACCGGCGGGATGTCTTGCAGCTTCTCGGACAATCACCTGCAAGGAGAGCGTCAGAGCACTACATACTCGGGAGCCATGAGACGGACTAATTATGCAGGCAGAACTGTTGGCAGGTCTATGGTGAACATTGAAGAAGAAAGCAGAACCTGTTCTTCCTTCTGGCGGGTACCCCTCCATTGGGCCTTCACTTCTCCTGGACCAAATGACAAACGTCCCCAGGCCTCTGACGAAATGGCCGATCAACAGAAACACAACGGTTCTTCTAGCTATCTCGATACCTTACCACGCTAACAAAACACAGTTCAACGGCGGAGTTGCAACAAGGGGGGCGGAAAGCTTAATCCCACCTCGACCAGGCCGCTGGTTTGTTAGCTCGCCGTCTTGGTGCTCGAAACCCTTGACAGATCAACCTGTGACCCCGATGCCCGGATTCTGCAGAACTCCAAAGTTGAATTCTTTGCTTGTGATCGTCCCCAACCAGCCCCTTGCCAACCGCCCCAAGATGAATGGCACCACAAGGT comes from the Podospora pseudocomata strain CBS 415.72m chromosome 5, whole genome shotgun sequence genome and includes:
- the TRM6 gene encoding tRNA (adenine(58)-N(1))-methyltransferase non-catalytic subunit trm6 (BUSCO:EOG09261I0F; EggNog:ENOG503NU3W; COG:J); its protein translation is MHSLIRPNAWVGLKLPSGSTKIIQIVPDTTISLGKYGAFPANLVLGRPYHLTFEVLDKTPEEAFSRLRIVPASELHAEVIAEEDEAEGKTTAADRDANAVLTATEGEEFSLVDEQGNIVARSGREVIDDSAIQKLTHDEIEELKREGNNAGKDVIAKLMLSHTALDQKTTFSLAKYKLLKTKKYIRRFQVVPIDVATFAQWQLEEKDASKIMDMRAEMFGLVGCWGNVHYGGEDSMIDDPHSRTDQGEETCVPIQPDELKGRWLVVDDTCGMLVAAMAERMGVLYPKEEEGEDATVAEQAPAREAKQAVKTDAQTQNGTAQENGDVDMVDVVLETTVPERPKMTTTNKKQKVRPRGSDFAIPFSQTNTLTVIHSTSQPNLSLLNYWNFDITAPNHPPHPLLNHLLNLTWLQLLKPELDTSYSTEPPTASAEELASWKPSRRGNFHRKRRRFARTRYIVDSTRAGNFSGLVCASSMDPISILKHTLPLLAGGAPVAIYSPSIEPLAALADCFSVPRRTAWTSGNVPETVGKSLEELERWEGNEQFPLNPTLLQGVSIQTSRARRWQVLPMRTHPLMTERGGADGYVFTAWRAKPAEGRVEARGKFKKIQPSSSKKAAKIDGEGTPAETPATGEEEDSATVGKRKRADTLPPLDTEGTPAPENAATGDVASPTKKRKVDGEVKVEEV
- the ARC18 gene encoding subunit of the Arp2/3 complex (COG:Z; BUSCO:EOG09264S3E; EggNog:ENOG503P3AM), translating into MPAYNSMFNTDPNPPRLIGNFPLLPLRTKIRGPVYPLPFPEPALPENESPDQDSESYDILDEVLALFRANTFFRNFEIQGHADRLLIYGIWFVSDCLGKIKPTASRREATKEVNNLALDTNFAIPGDPSWPLRQMYEPPRDRQDAEVLRQYMMQVRQELAERLLARVYADDETRPSKWWLSFTKRKFMGKGL
- a CDS encoding hypothetical protein (EggNog:ENOG503PZPW), producing the protein MSSYSIPLSLLMLLLPRSSFAQSFVGGTSPLSSAPYGLPAAPFLETIRGFNSISNASFPITGYNLSIPAGAADGTASRVQGWALEIGITPDVSLSGVASTLSDKKKQFMTTTTLKIIPPDEGLVPGYNASTWRVCAMVFTGGLVQGTGNTSKILKDGGDGGCEQMLPSDCINQLQVNGLAGNGGKEGGCSDVSVPAVCQEYFRLVGVEGDSPRMVEITPISKNENGGNPLAADRSSLFFAAGSSPTEKGNSSSIREAEHMIWPVLMTWTHFAESGEVHDSSGSLSCVQAKQTVNEEASSEAGQRKTSKLVLAMGLGVVGVFVVG